The nucleotide window ATATCCGGGAAGGACCAGGTGAGATCGACCACTGTCATCACGGCGCGCTCGAAAAATCCGCCGAAATAGCCCGCCGCCGCGCCAAGGGTCATGCCCGCGGCCATGGAGATGGCGATAGCCGTGGCGCTGACCGAGAGCGACGTACGCGCGCCATGAATCACGCGGCTCAGCACGTCGCGTCCGAATTCGTCGGTCCCCAGAAGATGTGGCCAGCCCGGGGCGGCATTGGCGTTCATCAGGTTCTGCGCCGCGTAATCGAAGGGCGCGATCCAAGGCGCGAAGATCGCAACCAGCACCAGCAGGATCAGGAAGCCGCCGGCCACCATCCCCACGCCCGAGGCAAAGGCGCGCCCCACGCTCATCCGCGCGAAAGCATCGAGTGACCGGACGGCCATTTGGGAAACGTTCATGCTTTTCTCTCACGAATTCGGGGGTCCATGGAAGCTTGGGCCACGTCGCCGATTAGCGTTCCAAGCATGACGGCCAATGCCAGCATCAGCAGGCAGGCCTGCACCACCGGGTAATCGCGCTGGCCCAAGGCGCGGATCAGAAGCGAGCCAAGCCCGGGGCGGCCAAAGACAAATTCCACCGTGACGGCCCCGCCTAGGATCCAGCCGATGCGCAGGGCCAGGATCGTGACGACGGGCAGCAACGCATGGGGCATCAGGTGGCGGAACAGGATCGTGCGGGAAGAGAGGCCCTTGGCATGGAGCAGCGTCACGAAATCCTCCCGCTGCGCGTCCAGAAGCGCGACCCGCGTCACCCGAGCGACAAGCGCCACGCCGCCAAAACCGATGGTCAGCACCGGCAGCACCAGCGATTTCCACCCGCCCGCACCAGAGACCGGGAACCAGCCCAGATTGACGGAAAACAGCAATATCAGCAGAAGCGCGAGCCAGAAGCCCGGTACGGTGGAGCCAAGCAGGATGAAGCCGCGCATGAACCGATCCAGTACCGGATGGCGAACGATGGCGGAAATCGTTCCAAGCGCCATGCCGACCGTGGAGGAGAAGAGGAAGGCCAGCCCGCCGAGCGTCAGGCTGTAGGGCAGGTTCTGCGCCACCAGATCGGCAACCGGGCGGCGCAGCACGATGGCCTGCCCGAACTCACCTTGGAACATGTTCCCGATCCAGACGAAGTATTGAACGATCAGGTTCCGGTCGAGGCCGTAGCGGGCAATCAACTCGGCCCGATCCTCCTCGGATGATCCCACCCGCAGCAGGTTGTCGATGGGATCACCCGGCAGCAGGTAGACGATCATGAAGATCACCACCGAGATCGAGAATGACACCGGGATCAGCATCAGCAAACGTTGGAACGTGTATCTGAGGATCATCCCGGTGCCTCCTTTCCTTGGCGCTCAGGGCCCTATTCGACGATCTGGATGTCCATGAACGATTGCCCGCGGAAGCGGGAGCCGCGCACCGGATCGGGCACGCTGATGGCTTCTGCGTTGAACGCGATGTTCTGGGTCGGCTGGTAGATCGGCACGAAGAGGTGCTGGCTCAGGACATACTCGTGATACGCGGTGAAATTCGCAATCCGCTCTGCCGCCGTGGCGCTTTCGGTCATGGCGACATCGTTCAGGCGCTGGCCTTCTTCGTCCTCCCACATCGACACGTTCGGGTAGCCGAGGCGATTGCCGCTGAAGAACCAGTCGAGGATGTCGGAATTGTTCCAATCATAGGCCCGAACGGCGAGTTGGTGGGCGTTGCGGCGATATTCGTCGCGGATCGTGGAGCTGTCGAAGACGGTGATCGTCGCCTCCATTCCGATCTCGGCCAGTTGCGCCTGCACGACCTGCGTGAGGCGCGTGAACTCCGTGCTGTTGGCGGTGAACAGGTCGACCGACAAGCGCTCACCGTCTTTCACACGCACACCGTCGTCGCCCATCGTCCAACCCGCCTCTTCCAGCAGCTCTCCCGCGCGGGCGGGGTCATACATGACATTCAGGGACGGATCGACATCGGCCTCGGGCAGGGAGGAGATCAGGAAGTTTCGCGCGGGTGCGCCGACACCGCCATAGACAGCGGCCACGATGGAATCCTGGTCGATCGCCATTCCGGTGGCCTGCCGCACGAGAATGTCGTCGAAAGGCGGCGCGGTCACGTTGATCGGCATGTAGCTGATCCCGGTGCCGGGCATCTGAATGACCTGGATATTCGCCTCGGCCTCCAAGATCGCCAGGAAATCCGTCGGCACGCCCAGAAGCAGGTCGATGCCGCCGGTGCGCAATTCCAGAAACGCGGTGGATTGATCCGGTATCTCGCGGAAAGTGAAGGTCTCGATATGGCCGGGGCCGGTGTTTTCCGACAGGTCCGAGCCCCAGGTATAATCCTCATTCCGCACAAGGACGGTTTCCAGCCCGATCTCGAAGCTTTGTAATTCGTAGGGGCCGGTCCCGATGGCAGCGGTCACGCCGAAATCGTCACCCAACTCGGCATAGGCCGTGGGGGAGGGGATGCCCATGAACGCGCTGGCGAGGTTGTAGAGCAGGTTCGGCTCCGGCCGGTCCATGTTGAACCGAACGGTCAGATCGTCGATCACGTCGACTGAGCCGATGGCTTCGACCAGGTATTCGTTTTCCGTGCCGGCATAGCTCGCGATCCAGGTCTGGACGGCCTCGGCGTTGAAGGGCGTGTCATCATGGAACGTGACGCCGTCGAGCAGGGTGAAGGTCCAAGCCATGCCGTCAGGCGTTTCCTCCCACGCGGTGGCAAGGTGGGGATGGTAGGATTGGTCGGCGTCCTGTTCCACCAACCGGTCATAGATCAGCGATGTGGCGGTGTTCAGGTTGCTTGCGGCGACGGGGTTGTAGGCGGTCGCGCCAAGCTCGCTTGCGGAAAACGCGATCGTCACGTTCTGCGCCATGGCGTTGGAGGAGAATAGCAAACCGGCTGCTACGATAGCCGATCCTGTAAGAAGCTGGGTCTTGGTCGAATATCGCATGGCAGATTTCCCTGTTATGTTTTTTGGCAGTCTTAGGTGGTGCGGCGGCCCTCCGCGCGCGAAACGGCCGCGTCGCCGACATGGCCGGTGAAGCGTCCGTAGAGTTGGGCAAATGTGTTCATCCGCGCCTCGACCTCAGGGCCGAGTTCCAGAAACACGCCGTTGACCAGCAGATTGGCGAGGCTCGCCATCTGGGCGGTCGATTCCCAGAACAGGTTGACCGCCGTGGGTACGACGAACATCTCGTCAGATACGGCATGACCCCAATCGCAATAGGGGTCGGTGATGAGTGTGACGGGGATGCCAGCGGCCTTGGCGTCTTCGGCCAGCATCTGGGCGTGGCGGGAATAGCGGCGCGCCTCGAAGATCACGAGTGCGGCGTCATCGCCATCCATCGCCAGAAGCTCAGCGAAGTTGCCGCTTCCCGAATCCATCAGGTGCACGTCGTCGCGCAGGTACTGCAACTGATTGACGAAAATCTGTGCCATGCCGCGTTCGGTCTGGAACCCGGCGGCGAAGACTTTCCTGGCCGTGGCCAGCCGCGCAACGGTGCGTTGAAAGTCAGGGCTATGGGCGGCCTCGTAAACGGCCACGAGCGCAGCCATTTCCAGCTCCAGCCCGCGTGACAGCTGATCTTCGCCCGCCTTCGTCCGTTCCCGCAGGTCGCGCAACCGGTCGCCGATCAGCCACGGCTGATCGCCCATGTCATTCTTGAGGTTCTTCTTGAGGTCCTTGAACCCGTCATAGCCGATGGACCGGCAAAAACGGCCCACGGTCGGTTCGCTGACCGCGACCTTGGTTGCGAGGCTGGCCGCCGTCTCGAACGGGAGGCTGGCCATATCCGACAGCATGTAATTCGCAATCGCGCGGTCCGCCTTGGAGGCGGTTTGCAAAGCCTCATTCAGGCGATCGCGCAAGGGTTTGGACATGAAAGTTTCCCGGTCAGTTGGCACGAGTAGGAAAGAAAACTTTCAGAAAGTCAACAGAATTCATTTTTCTTGCAAATCGGCAGGGATAAGCGCCTTGTAGCGGTCCGGCCGACCCACGGGATGGCATCGCGAGAAAGGGACTCGATCGGCATGATCCATGATTTTCTCGTGATCGGAGGGGGGATTTCCGGGGCGTCGGCGGCCTACGAGCTTGCCGCTGCGGCCTCCGTTCTGGTGTTGGAGGCCGAGTCCTCCCCGGGCTATCACAGCACCGGTCGATCGGCCGCGCTTTTCACGCGGAATTACGGCGGCCCGGTCGTGCGGAAGATCAATGCTGCAAGCGCGCCCTTCTTCGCGTCGCCGCCCGATGGTTTTTGCGAGACCCCGCTCCTGACGCCGCGCGGCGCATTGACCGTCGCAGACGCGGAGAGCCTGGATCACCTACCTGCCATTCTGGCCCTCTCAGAACCGGGCGAAGACGTGATCGAGATCACGCCGGAGGCCGCGCTGGACCTGGCACCCTATCTGCGGCCCGACCGGATCGCCGGCGCGGTTTTTGAGGCAAACGTGGCTGATATCGACGTGGCGGGCCTCCACCAGGGCTATCTCAAGGGCATCCGGCAGCGTGGTGGGACCATCGTGACCGCTGCCGCCGCTCTTGGCCTCGTTCACAATGCCGGCGTTTGGGAGGTCCGAACAAGAGAGCAGACTTTCCGCGCCAGGACGATCGTGAACGCCGCGGGGGCTTGGGCCGACGAAATCGGCACCCTGGCCGGAGCGCAAGGGATCGGCCTGGTGCCGATGCGCCGCACGGGCATCATCATCGACGCGCCCGACGGGCTCGACCTTGCCGCCAGCCCGGCCGTCGATTTCGTGGCGTCTGGCGCCTATATCAAACCCGATGCGGGCAAGTTGATGGCATCGCCCGGAGACGCAACGCCGACGATCGCGCAGGACGTGCGCCCGGAGGAGCTCGACATCGCGCAGCTCGCCCATTGGATCGAAACCGAAACGCTGATCCCGGTGCGCCGGATCTCGCATTCCTGGGCCGGGTTGCGAAGTTTCGTGGCCGACGAAGCCCCGGTCGTGGGGTTCGACAGCCGGGTCCCGGATTTCTTTTGGCTCGCGGCCCAGGGCGGTTACGGGATCATGATGGCGCCCGCGCTTGCCCGGCTTGCCGCCGGGATTTTACTGGGGCGGGGGGGCGATGGCGCCGATTTCGACAGCGACGCGATTTCGCCGGGTCGGT belongs to Hasllibacter sp. MH4015 and includes:
- a CDS encoding ABC transporter permease; translation: MILRYTFQRLLMLIPVSFSISVVIFMIVYLLPGDPIDNLLRVGSSEEDRAELIARYGLDRNLIVQYFVWIGNMFQGEFGQAIVLRRPVADLVAQNLPYSLTLGGLAFLFSSTVGMALGTISAIVRHPVLDRFMRGFILLGSTVPGFWLALLLILLFSVNLGWFPVSGAGGWKSLVLPVLTIGFGGVALVARVTRVALLDAQREDFVTLLHAKGLSSRTILFRHLMPHALLPVVTILALRIGWILGGAVTVEFVFGRPGLGSLLIRALGQRDYPVVQACLLMLALAVMLGTLIGDVAQASMDPRIRERKA
- a CDS encoding ABC transporter substrate-binding protein; the encoded protein is MRYSTKTQLLTGSAIVAAGLLFSSNAMAQNVTIAFSASELGATAYNPVAASNLNTATSLIYDRLVEQDADQSYHPHLATAWEETPDGMAWTFTLLDGVTFHDDTPFNAEAVQTWIASYAGTENEYLVEAIGSVDVIDDLTVRFNMDRPEPNLLYNLASAFMGIPSPTAYAELGDDFGVTAAIGTGPYELQSFEIGLETVLVRNEDYTWGSDLSENTGPGHIETFTFREIPDQSTAFLELRTGGIDLLLGVPTDFLAILEAEANIQVIQMPGTGISYMPINVTAPPFDDILVRQATGMAIDQDSIVAAVYGGVGAPARNFLISSLPEADVDPSLNVMYDPARAGELLEEAGWTMGDDGVRVKDGERLSVDLFTANSTEFTRLTQVVQAQLAEIGMEATITVFDSSTIRDEYRRNAHQLAVRAYDWNNSDILDWFFSGNRLGYPNVSMWEDEEGQRLNDVAMTESATAAERIANFTAYHEYVLSQHLFVPIYQPTQNIAFNAEAISVPDPVRGSRFRGQSFMDIQIVE
- a CDS encoding MurR/RpiR family transcriptional regulator; its protein translation is MSKPLRDRLNEALQTASKADRAIANYMLSDMASLPFETAASLATKVAVSEPTVGRFCRSIGYDGFKDLKKNLKNDMGDQPWLIGDRLRDLRERTKAGEDQLSRGLELEMAALVAVYEAAHSPDFQRTVARLATARKVFAAGFQTERGMAQIFVNQLQYLRDDVHLMDSGSGNFAELLAMDGDDAALVIFEARRYSRHAQMLAEDAKAAGIPVTLITDPYCDWGHAVSDEMFVVPTAVNLFWESTAQMASLANLLVNGVFLELGPEVEARMNTFAQLYGRFTGHVGDAAVSRAEGRRTT
- a CDS encoding FAD-binding oxidoreductase yields the protein MIHDFLVIGGGISGASAAYELAAAASVLVLEAESSPGYHSTGRSAALFTRNYGGPVVRKINAASAPFFASPPDGFCETPLLTPRGALTVADAESLDHLPAILALSEPGEDVIEITPEAALDLAPYLRPDRIAGAVFEANVADIDVAGLHQGYLKGIRQRGGTIVTAAAALGLVHNAGVWEVRTREQTFRARTIVNAAGAWADEIGTLAGAQGIGLVPMRRTGIIIDAPDGLDLAASPAVDFVASGAYIKPDAGKLMASPGDATPTIAQDVRPEELDIAQLAHWIETETLIPVRRISHSWAGLRSFVADEAPVVGFDSRVPDFFWLAAQGGYGIMMAPALARLAAGILLGRGGDGADFDSDAISPGRLRA